A genomic window from Lotus japonicus ecotype B-129 chromosome 1, LjGifu_v1.2 includes:
- the LOC130728038 gene encoding EP1-like glycoprotein 3 isoform X2 translates to MLIQKVMKLLFFVLLLLFNYGFSEPGVDIGYNLTMQVPDGHEMGFTGKAFFIDTKETEPHFRVALGVEEGINGKYSCSLEVFLGDVKVWDSGHYSKFYTSEKCFLELTKDGDLRLKGPKGIVGWKTGTSGQGVKSLQILSTGNLVLVDAMNNIKWQSFNFPTDVILRGQQLDVATHLTSFRRNSTLFYSFEIENKKVSLYLNSDKLKYSYWEFQPSMNRSISYVKLSSKGLVLFDVKYKKIAQILSQSIHPLKFLALKNDTGNLGLYYYSPEIRKFDASFQALNNTCDLPIACKPYGVCTLSNTCSCIQLLTNENKNENKNSGDCGGEFSGGFCSGKEAEMLELDNNQSADEAECYLYRLVLGLKQVDKGTGFSYMVKVPKGSVRNHGKHNVKTWILVAVGVADGIIVLLLFGLFGYWLIKRRSHTLHNSQARTS, encoded by the exons atgttaATCCAAAAAGTGATGAAGCTGCTTTtctttgttcttcttcttctgttcaATTATGGCTTTTCTGAGCCTGGTGTTGACATTGGCTACAACCTCACGATGCAAGTTCCTGATGGGCATGAAATGGGTTTCACAGGGAAAGCATTTTTCATAGACACCAAAGAGACAGAACCACATTTCAGAGTGGCATTGGGCGTTGAAGAAGGCATCAATGGAAAATACTCTTGCTCATTGGAGGTTTTTCTTGGGGATGTGAAGGTGTGGGACTCTGGCCATTACTCTAAGTTTTATACCTCTGAGAAATGTTTCTTGGAGCTGACAAAGGATGGAGATTTAAGGCTAAAAGGTCCAAAAGGGATTGTGGGATGGAAGACTGGGACTTCAGGACAAGGTGTGAAG AGTTTGCAAATACTGAGTACAGGCAATCTAGTACTTGTAGATGCAATGAACAACATAAAGTGGCAGAGTTTCAATTTTCCAACTGATGTAATTCTCAGGGGCCAGCAACTTGATGTGGCAACTCACTTAACATCTTTCCGAAGAAACTCAACTTTATTCTACTCTTTCGAAATCGAGAACAAGAAGGTTTCTCTgtacttaaactctgataaattGAAGTATTCTTACTGGGAGTTTCAGCCATCTATGAATAGAAGCATTTCATATGTTAAGCTGAGTTCAAAAGGGTTGGTGTTGTTTGATGTCAAATACAAGAAAATAGCACAAATTCTGTCTCAGAGTATTCACCCATTAAAATTCTTAGCACTGAAGAATGACACAGGAAATTTAGGCCTATATTACTACTCACCTGAGATAAGAAAATTTGATGCCTCTTTTCAAGCCCTTAACAACACATGTGACCTTCCAATTGCTTGTAAACCTTATGGTGTGTGTACATTGTCCAATACCTGCTCTTGTATTCAGCTtttgacaaatgaaaacaaGAATGAAAACAAGAATAGTGGTGATTGTGGCGGCGAATTTTCTGGCGGGTTTTGCAGTGGTAAAGAGGCAGAAATGCTAGAACTAGATAAT AATCAAAGCGCTGATGAAGCAGAATGTTATCTTTATAGACTAGTTCTGGGTCTCAAACAAGTAGATAAAGGCACAGGATTTAGTTATATGGTTAAGGTTCCAAAGGGTTCTGTTAGAAATCATGGGAAACATAATGTGAAAACATGGATTTTGGTTGCAGTAGGAGTTGCTGATGGGATTATAGTTCTACTTCTTTTTGGACTGTTTGGGTATTGGTTGATCAAAAGGAGAAGCCATACCTTGCATAATTCTCAGGCCA
- the LOC130728038 gene encoding EP1-like glycoprotein 3 isoform X1, translating to MLIQKVMKLLFFVLLLLFNYGFSEPGVDIGYNLTMQVPDGHEMGFTGKAFFIDTKETEPHFRVALGVEEGINGKYSCSLEVFLGDVKVWDSGHYSKFYTSEKCFLELTKDGDLRLKGPKGIVGWKTGTSGQGVKSLQILSTGNLVLVDAMNNIKWQSFNFPTDVILRGQQLDVATHLTSFRRNSTLFYSFEIENKKVSLYLNSDKLKYSYWEFQPSMNRSISYVKLSSKGLVLFDVKYKKIAQILSQSIHPLKFLALKNDTGNLGLYYYSPEIRKFDASFQALNNTCDLPIACKPYGVCTLSNTCSCIQLLTNENKNENKNSGDCGGEFSGGFCSGKEAEMLELDNVSSVLKDVRKMVNVSKETCANLCLQDCKCASAFYFQNQSADEAECYLYRLVLGLKQVDKGTGFSYMVKVPKGSVRNHGKHNVKTWILVAVGVADGIIVLLLFGLFGYWLIKRRSHTLHNSQARTS from the exons atgttaATCCAAAAAGTGATGAAGCTGCTTTtctttgttcttcttcttctgttcaATTATGGCTTTTCTGAGCCTGGTGTTGACATTGGCTACAACCTCACGATGCAAGTTCCTGATGGGCATGAAATGGGTTTCACAGGGAAAGCATTTTTCATAGACACCAAAGAGACAGAACCACATTTCAGAGTGGCATTGGGCGTTGAAGAAGGCATCAATGGAAAATACTCTTGCTCATTGGAGGTTTTTCTTGGGGATGTGAAGGTGTGGGACTCTGGCCATTACTCTAAGTTTTATACCTCTGAGAAATGTTTCTTGGAGCTGACAAAGGATGGAGATTTAAGGCTAAAAGGTCCAAAAGGGATTGTGGGATGGAAGACTGGGACTTCAGGACAAGGTGTGAAG AGTTTGCAAATACTGAGTACAGGCAATCTAGTACTTGTAGATGCAATGAACAACATAAAGTGGCAGAGTTTCAATTTTCCAACTGATGTAATTCTCAGGGGCCAGCAACTTGATGTGGCAACTCACTTAACATCTTTCCGAAGAAACTCAACTTTATTCTACTCTTTCGAAATCGAGAACAAGAAGGTTTCTCTgtacttaaactctgataaattGAAGTATTCTTACTGGGAGTTTCAGCCATCTATGAATAGAAGCATTTCATATGTTAAGCTGAGTTCAAAAGGGTTGGTGTTGTTTGATGTCAAATACAAGAAAATAGCACAAATTCTGTCTCAGAGTATTCACCCATTAAAATTCTTAGCACTGAAGAATGACACAGGAAATTTAGGCCTATATTACTACTCACCTGAGATAAGAAAATTTGATGCCTCTTTTCAAGCCCTTAACAACACATGTGACCTTCCAATTGCTTGTAAACCTTATGGTGTGTGTACATTGTCCAATACCTGCTCTTGTATTCAGCTtttgacaaatgaaaacaaGAATGAAAACAAGAATAGTGGTGATTGTGGCGGCGAATTTTCTGGCGGGTTTTGCAGTGGTAAAGAGGCAGAAATGCTAGAACTAGATAATGTAAGTAGTGTGCTCAAGGATGTTCGTAAAATGGTCAATGTTAGCAAAGAAACATGTGCAAATTTGTGCTTACAGGATTGTAAATGTGCTTCTGCCTTTTATTTTCAGAATCAAAGCGCTGATGAAGCAGAATGTTATCTTTATAGACTAGTTCTGGGTCTCAAACAAGTAGATAAAGGCACAGGATTTAGTTATATGGTTAAGGTTCCAAAGGGTTCTGTTAGAAATCATGGGAAACATAATGTGAAAACATGGATTTTGGTTGCAGTAGGAGTTGCTGATGGGATTATAGTTCTACTTCTTTTTGGACTGTTTGGGTATTGGTTGATCAAAAGGAGAAGCCATACCTTGCATAATTCTCAGGCCA